The sequence CTGTACGGCAAACTGATATAAACCACACAAGCAAGCACAAAGGCCGGTGTAATGGACTTTTTGGCAAGATTGAACACATTGCTGCTTTCCCGTCCTCCTCCCCAGCGCCGACGACGCCTGAAAATAAAAAAATAGGGAGCGAGAAAAATATCAACGCTAAACGAACCACAAAAGTTTGTGCCACGTAATTGGCAGCCTGCCAATAATCCTTATAGCGGTCAGACAATCCGTGAATCCACTTCTGAATAGCGTCCATGCTACCCATCGATACCTTGGATATGGGTGTTCCGGTACTTAGCGTAGTTAACCATGATTGTTGTGCTATCCAGTTTACCGCTGTCGCTGTCGCGCTAATGACTTGGCCTTTGATAACCAGTGATTCGTTCTTCAATGACTGATTCAGATAGCGCTGATCCATAGCGAGTACGGTTTTAGCGTGATTCGAACCTTGTTCTGCCCAAAACCGGTTGATGCCAATCCACTCGATGATAATTGAAAGCAATAAACTAATGATCAACCATGCAGCTAATTGCACTGTAGCCGATAATAATTTGCCGATTAAGCCCGGTTCTTTTCTTCTGGGTACGGGGGTTTGTTGCTGTTTTGGCATGGGCAGGCTTATCCCTTTCGATCATTAACTATCAGCCATTAACTACCGGCGATGATAGCTCGGCCAATCCATCACCGAGCTGTAGTTCTGCCGCATTTGACACAACATGCTGCCCAAATCATCGGGCAGTTCCTGATCATCAACTTTGGAGGGCATGGGGATACGGATTTTCCACAGCTCGCTGCCTCTGAGTAATACAAAGGCCTGGCCTTTGGGCAGTGCAACAATATCAGCCGGTGAGATCATCGGCACTCGGCTGACGCTGATACGATCTTCATTGTTCGAGGTAAAACCAAAGCTACCATTGGCCTCGGTGCCATCAATCACACCGGACACTGCCATAATTTCACTGACACTGACTTCGGGTAATTGCTTGGTAAACATTTCACAGGTCGAAATTTCTTTCACGCCCATAATAATCATGGTGCCGATATTGCCCGCGATCTGCCCCGCTTTCGCTTCACTGCCGAGTTCGGCAATGGGGTCACTCCAGGTTTGGGTATAAAGATTCAGTTCATATCCCGCACCACCGCTTTTATTAATCAGGGTTTTAAATTGCGGCCCAATTAAATCGGAAAATTCATCCCCGTGAATCACCACAGTGGGGGCTTTTTGTTTTTTGGACGGCTGACCATTCGCCCCTTCTTTGCCAATCCCGTGTTTGTAAATATGGCCTGCTAGGCTGGTTAAATCACTGAACATGGAGGCACCCACCGCACTGGCCACTTCCGCATCGGTCAACGCATCCAGGCCGACATAAACCACGGCTTCTGTACGAATAGCCTCCGCCCATTCCAGTTGTGGTCGGGAATCTTCCGTATCATGAACATCAGGGGCTAAAATTGCGTTGATTTTACCGGTGGTGAGTTTTTCTAAAAACGGCTTGGCGGCAATGGTGATCTTCTGAAAATATTCACGGTCGTAGCGAAACACCGAGACAAGCCCTTCCAATATTTGATCTAACTCGCCCAGAGTTTTCAGGTATCTCACCAAGGCAATGGCATCGGGGTCTTTGCCCTGTTCGGCGCGGGGCAGTGATTTAACATTCATGGCATCACGCACCGCCTCTAACTCACCCTCCCAGTCTTCACTGCCATGCTCGTTTAACCAGTGCCTTCCATACTGGATCAACAAGGGATCAATATCACTCAGATAGCGGCGAATTTTGGGGAAGTCAGGTTTAATGTCCAGTGCATCCAAGACGACAGAAATAATATTGACAAACAGCCAGATAAATTCCTTAAAAGCCGCTGCATCCCCCTCTGACGGTAATTGACTGGCAATACGGCTAGCGACCTCAGTAATACGGGAAAATGAACCAATAGCGTTGTAGCGGGCGCTTAGTTCTGGGTAGCCCAAGTGAAAGACAATCAGTTTGCGGCCTGCTCGTTGAGTTTCGATATAAATACGCTTTAAATAATCCGCATCGCCTTTAGGGTCGAGCACGATCACGCAGTTATTACCCCGTCGGATATCTTGGGTGGTTAGAATTTCCGCCAACCGTGTTTTACCGTGGCGGGTACGGGCAACCACCACCATATGCCCTACCCGATCACTCAGCGGCATTACCGCATTGGTTTCCGCCCCGATCCCGACACCGTGTATCACGGCATCGCCCCCCACCGCCGGTGGTGGACGAACGGGATTCAGGGCGGAATCTGTCGCCGTCCATTGCATTAACTTTTTTAGACCCAGAGTATGCTCCCAATCCAATTCCTTACGGCGTATCCACTGCGACAAGGCACTCACTTGCAGGTAACGCTCAGCCCGTTTATCACGCGCTGCATACAGCCGTTCCGTGTGGGTTTGATTCCATCGAAAACCACGACCTAAAAATAGTACCGATTGACTGATGGGTATTTTAGTCGCCGATAACACATAACGGGGCGTACGTTTAAGATGGCGCTGATAGCGTAATACTCGCCACGCCTGACAGCCTCGCCATAACCCCAAACCACTCAGACAAGCGGCGCTGAACAGCGCAACGGTGGGTGTCATCATCATGATGTGTGGTGCTTTCAATACCACTCCAGCAGAACACAGTGCCACCGCTGCCGAAGCCAGCTCGACCGGAGGCCGTAACAGCACCTCAACTTCGTAGCGATCCGTCATTGCTCCCACCCCTGATTGGACAACAGTATGGGGTAATGTGTTAAGCCCAACCCAGCCGCAAAACCCTCTGCCGAGGCAGGCACTAAACGTAAGCCTTGAGCGAGAATAAGCATTGCTTCAATATCCTTTTTGTCCTTAGCCTGAATCAATAAACCAACCGCACCTAATTCCATCAATTGCTCACGCCTTTCGATTAACCATTTTTTTGAGCGCGAATCAGAACCCACTAGAAAGAGTGGCTGTTGCAAATAACGTAATGCTTTGGGGCTGGCCGTTACTACCCCCGGCGACAGGGAAGGTGTTGTGATTGGCAAAACATAGGCCGATAATTTTTGTTTGTTTAAGAGGACGGATTGGCGCGATTGTTTAGTGTTTTCCTGCTCAAACCGTTGGGGTAAATACCCGCTGATGGGTTGGGTATTACCCGAATCATAAATAACGGTTAAGGCTTCGCTGACAGGAATAATCGTCAGTAACATGGCAATTATGAATAGTTGATTTAATAAACCCTGGCTTACGTTTTTCATCAAAACGCCACCGTCCAATTTTTCCTGACTTTGGCGCGATAGTACTTGGCGCTTTCAAGGGATTGTGGGTCTTGCCCCGGATCATGATAACGCCCGACTGCTTGCCACCAGTCTTGTGTGTTTTCAAATTGCTCTCGTAAAATGGCAGCTCCCGCTTTTAGATTTTGCAACGGTATCAGGGCTTGTTCTGCATCCGTGAACCGCTGCTGCTGCCAACGCCAACTGATTTGCATTAGTCCAATGTCAATAGAGCGTTGTTGTTGAATGGCTTGATGGATATGCCGTAACGCTTCGCTTTTCGACTGACAATAAACGCTACGCCCTTCAATATTTAATGCCCAGGGCCAAGGCAATGCTGATGCGTCATAACGCCGCCCACTTTCAGTTAAGGCAACTGCATAAAGAATATCAACCGGCACCCGATAGGCTTTCGCCACAACATGGTAGGCAACAGGTAGTGATTCCAATGCCGCTGCGTTAACGGGTTGCATGACAACTAATCCGGCCAGGCATTGATAAAGACAGTAAGATTTCATAAACCTAAATCCTCCGTTTTTAGTTGAAAAAACTGCTGATTGCGCTTTAAAAAAACAGGAACCGTTGCATGATTGACGTTTGAGGAGCGGCTATTCAAACGATGGTATAAACCTTCATCACGGTTTAGCGTCAGTGTTTGTTTATTTAGCCATTCGGTTTGTATGCCCTGTTCTTTTGCCCACCCGCTTACCGTTGCATCATCCTTGGCATCGCGTACATAAATGTCGACACCGCTGTTTTTTAATCCTGACAATAGGCTCATCAACCGGCGAATGGTGGCAAAACACTCCTTGCAAGAATCAGCGACAAACACCAGCAAACGATCACCCTCAACAAAGCGCCGTTGCGCTAAATTTTTAGCCTCCTTGAAAGCAGATTTTTGTTGTTGGTGTGCGTAGTAAGGAGCCAAAAGTCGTTGGTCCAATAGATCCGCATTGGGGTATAAACGATTAAAGGCCGCACGGTAGGCTGTTTGGAAACGCAGCACTCGCTCGGTGAGTTCAAATTCCTGCTGTGCGTAACGCTCGGCATAGCGTTGCGACTGTTGTTGGGTGTCAGCGAACATACCCAAGGCCATTAAAGGATCAATCGTAGGGTTCCACTTGCCCAATGGCCCACGGATTAAATCGAGGTATCGTTCGTACTCGCTAATATCCAATGACCACCGCGTCGCGTCGTGCTGAATAAGCTGTGTTTGCGATACTGGTGTTTCTCGAACAGGCGTTTGTGGGGATGATGCTTGGCCCTCAGCCGTTTCAGCCAGCCCTGTATTCGTTAGCACAACAGCCCCGATTAAGAGAACCATAACATTCACACATCGATTGATACGGTTCATGGCGTTACCTTTGTCTCACGCCATAAGCGGTGTTGTTCGTCCACTATTCGATTGGCCGCACTGATGGACAAAATGGCAGGGTTTTTAGGTGTTAGATTCAACATCACACCTTTTTTTAGGGCATTCATGTTGTTGAGAAAAGCATTGGGATTGGCCTGAAATACTTGCACCATGCGCTGATCCAATGTCATCCCCTTCAAGCCAGCTACCGTGACAATGCTACTGAGACTTTCCCCTTTATTTACCGGCCCATAGTGGCTCACTGTTTCTTTTTTCTGCGTCCAATTTTTTACAGCTTTTTTAATCTCTGCCTCGCTAACAAACTGCTTGTAGTCTTTTTTCAAGGCATAGGAAACCGTTCGAGTGACCGGATTAATCGTCACCTCAAAACTTTCGCCACCTAGCAGCTTAAGCGCATCAAGGAGTGTGATCGGATCAAGCGTTCGGTGAGGGTCAGGCAACGCCAACGACAATAAAAGCGCTTGCTCAGGCAGTGCCTCTTCCGTGTTGAGCAATCGTAAACCGTAGGGGTGGAGCAGATACGCCAGCGCCTCCCCTATGGTTTCTAGCTGTTTGGGGATATGAATTGAGATAATAGATTCAAGTAAATTGCGCTGTGCTGGCGTTGCGCCCACCTGCACCGACACATAGCGGCTCTCTGGTATCACCGAGCTGATTTCCTCTGCCAATGAGAGTGATGAGACACCCAACACCATCAGCGTGGTTAGGGTTAAAGGTTTTCGTTTCATGCTGTTCGCCCACCGAATCAATAATCAGAATCGACAGGCTAACGGAACCGAATTGGTTTATGAGGTAACAATGGTTCGGACGACAAAGACCGTTAAGTGATAGTTTTTTTAAAAAAATAACACTGACCTAACCAGAGTTAGATCAGTGTTGTGGGTTACTGGGCAAAAGCCAGTTGATTTAAAGGTTGTAGTCGAATAGCCGATAGTGGCTCCCAGTGCTTAAGTACCACGAGGGTTTCCCATCGTACACTTGTTACACCTATCATCGACGTGTCTGTCAACTGAGCTTGCAGCTTGAGTAATAATGCTCTGATGCTATAACTCTCCGAGATCGTGCCTTCGGCATGAACCCGGAGCGTTTGGCCTTCGAGCGAAATATCCATATAACCCGTATCAACAAACTCTGTTTCTTTTAGCATATTCAAAACAGAACCTAGTACGATTTTATCGGCATCCGCTTTCAGCTTGACTGCACCGCGCATTTCCAAGAACTCCATAGTCTTTCTCCTCATGATTAAAAAAGAGAAAGATGTCGCAGCGGGAAATCATTTCTCCCGTTGGGGTGGTAGCAACCAATAACACTCAGATGATGGTCTGGTGCGGTATAGGTCGTACCGTTCAAATGACAGGCTGTGACCTGTCGGGTGCTATTGAAACTGCAATAGCCACAGTGTATTTTTACACTCCGCGTGTGTTCATTACCGCCCTAAATACACCACAGTAATTTGTTCGCGCTCGTGGCCCAGCTCCTGCGATATGGCAAAGCGAGCCGCCCTGTCATTAAGGCGCTCGTTTTCTTCCAGCTCTTTATGGCTTGGCCCACCGCAGGCCGGTGCAGGCCAGCCGGTCAATTCTCGATAGCGTTCCTGAGCATAACGATGACGCAAGCCGTGTAATTTGGACAAACCCGCAGCATCGGTTAATTTTTCGTACAGCCGAAGTTGTTGCACATACATCAAGTGCGAGGGAATCAACGAACCTTTGCCTGCAAGGAGGTGCGCACGTTTCACAAGTTCACGTTGCTCATCCGTTCTAATCGGAATATCGCGCGCTTTGCCCCCTTTACACCAGCTTGATTTAAGATGGATATAACTGCCTTTATCCGCGTAGTCCGGTCTGAATTTAATCGCCTCTTCACGGCGAAGGCCAAACGATTTTTGTAATTCAAGGCTGGTTTTAATATGTGGATCAGTGATTTTTTCTAACAGCTCACTATGAAGATCACGGGCTTTTGAGGTGTTGGTCACAAACACTCGTTCGGCAATACCGTAGTAAGCGTTATCTTTAGCAACCACATTTTGTTTACCGATTTTTTCAGCCCACCAGCGCAATATAGATAGCCTGTTTTTTTATCGTACCCGATGACAGCCCTTCTTCCAGATAGTGCGCGACCAGCGCATCAATATGCTTGGGTTTTAGTGATTTGGCTTCCATACGACGATAGCCCAACTTAAATAATTGGTTAGCCATCGCTTTTAATAATAGTTGGCGGTCAGCCTGGGTGTTGTGGCTTCCATCGGGATTGCGTGTACACAAATTTTTAAACTGATAGTTAAGATCCTTCATTGCCGCGCCCTCTTATTGATAGGGCTTATTTCAGCAATGTG is a genomic window of Teredinibacter purpureus containing:
- the traD gene encoding type IV conjugative transfer system coupling protein TraD is translated as MTDRYEVEVLLRPPVELASAAVALCSAGVVLKAPHIMMMTPTVALFSAACLSGLGLWRGCQAWRVLRYQRHLKRTPRYVLSATKIPISQSVLFLGRGFRWNQTHTERLYAARDKRAERYLQVSALSQWIRRKELDWEHTLGLKKLMQWTATDSALNPVRPPPAVGGDAVIHGVGIGAETNAVMPLSDRVGHMVVVARTRHGKTRLAEILTTQDIRRGNNCVIVLDPKGDADYLKRIYIETQRAGRKLIVFHLGYPELSARYNAIGSFSRITEVASRIASQLPSEGDAAAFKEFIWLFVNIISVVLDALDIKPDFPKIRRYLSDIDPLLIQYGRHWLNEHGSEDWEGELEAVRDAMNVKSLPRAEQGKDPDAIALVRYLKTLGELDQILEGLVSVFRYDREYFQKITIAAKPFLEKLTTGKINAILAPDVHDTEDSRPQLEWAEAIRTEAVVYVGLDALTDAEVASAVGASMFSDLTSLAGHIYKHGIGKEGANGQPSKKQKAPTVVIHGDEFSDLIGPQFKTLINKSGGAGYELNLYTQTWSDPIAELGSEAKAGQIAGNIGTMIIMGVKEISTCEMFTKQLPEVSVSEIMAVSGVIDGTEANGSFGFTSNNEDRISVSRVPMISPADIVALPKGQAFVLLRGSELWKIRIPMPSKVDDQELPDDLGSMLCQMRQNYSSVMDWPSYHRR
- a CDS encoding PFL_4695 family integrating conjugative element protein → MKNVSQGLLNQLFIIAMLLTIIPVSEALTVIYDSGNTQPISGYLPQRFEQENTKQSRQSVLLNKQKLSAYVLPITTPSLSPGVVTASPKALRYLQQPLFLVGSDSRSKKWLIERREQLMELGAVGLLIQAKDKKDIEAMLILAQGLRLVPASAEGFAAGLGLTHYPILLSNQGWEQ
- a CDS encoding transglycosylase SLT domain-containing protein, producing the protein MKSYCLYQCLAGLVVMQPVNAAALESLPVAYHVVAKAYRVPVDILYAVALTESGRRYDASALPWPWALNIEGRSVYCQSKSEALRHIHQAIQQQRSIDIGLMQISWRWQQQRFTDAEQALIPLQNLKAGAAILREQFENTQDWWQAVGRYHDPGQDPQSLESAKYYRAKVRKNWTVAF
- a CDS encoding TIGR03759 family integrating conjugative element protein, whose translation is MNRINRCVNVMVLLIGAVVLTNTGLAETAEGQASSPQTPVRETPVSQTQLIQHDATRWSLDISEYERYLDLIRGPLGKWNPTIDPLMALGMFADTQQQSQRYAERYAQQEFELTERVLRFQTAYRAAFNRLYPNADLLDQRLLAPYYAHQQQKSAFKEAKNLAQRRFVEGDRLLVFVADSCKECFATIRRLMSLLSGLKNSGVDIYVRDAKDDATVSGWAKEQGIQTEWLNKQTLTLNRDEGLYHRLNSRSSNVNHATVPVFLKRNQQFFQLKTEDLGL
- the pilL2 gene encoding PFGI-1 class ICE element type IV pilus protein PilL2 is translated as MKRKPLTLTTLMVLGVSSLSLAEEISSVIPESRYVSVQVGATPAQRNLLESIISIHIPKQLETIGEALAYLLHPYGLRLLNTEEALPEQALLLSLALPDPHRTLDPITLLDALKLLGGESFEVTINPVTRTVSYALKKDYKQFVSEAEIKKAVKNWTQKKETVSHYGPVNKGESLSSIVTVAGLKGMTLDQRMVQVFQANPNAFLNNMNALKKGVMLNLTPKNPAILSISAANRIVDEQHRLWRETKVTP
- a CDS encoding integrase domain-containing protein, which encodes MRWWAEKIGKQNVVAKDNAYYGIAERVFVTNTSKARDLHSELLEKITDPHIKTSLELQKSFGLRREEAIKFRPDYADKGSYIHLKSSWCKGGKARDIPIRTDEQRELVKRAHLLAGKGSLIPSHLMYVQQLRLYEKLTDAAGLSKLHGLRHRYAQERYRELTGWPAPACGGPSHKELEENERLNDRAARFAISQELGHEREQITVVYLGR
- a CDS encoding phage integrase N-terminal domain-containing protein; the protein is MKDLNYQFKNLCTRNPDGSHNTQADRQLLLKAMANQLFKLGYRRMEAKSLKPKHIDALVAHYLEEGLSSGTIKKQAIYIALVG